The Chroicocephalus ridibundus chromosome 2, bChrRid1.1, whole genome shotgun sequence genome includes a region encoding these proteins:
- the ASTE1 gene encoding protein asteroid homolog 1, which translates to MGIQGLTGFVEERGSFFTELRVRDTKLVIDGSSLYHRLYFASTDDFRRGGDYGPFAAAVGEFFGSLRACRVAPFVVLDGGRDADDRKLPTLKGRAAERLRAAHGLSRGEGGCLVPLLTREAFVQALGRLGVPFVQCFAEADREIAGLANRWGCPVLSLDSDFCVFDLAAGYCPLSHFQWRSVCPGEGEEGSYVPARCFSVEKFCRHFSHLNKSLLPLFAVMNGNDYIDLAALEVFFSKVRLAGGCAMGKGGKHARLQGLLRWLSQFAEPTEAVDSLLKYLKKHQREEIRELLCTSMEDYTPSDVNLEDFFQNGKYECEAARKADLPWWVLDALAKGKLAPFISDALILRSTFLHVQVENMQRPSAHSTALPIRQVIYGLLLKVSQNTEAASPSKQSNELPVVCEFDRLQKTLKKTFVQAASLPTDFCDDHFTLDKLIEVPTSRRRMLLLETLGVKPSILESIPSHLQLPVAVTCYWICCSEPKVNSHQLKALLLTMVSGELHRITNDPDPTVVHAEDDTIAYNEFLKWKEKKLQIKDFDLDAAHSFCQWQCCLQMGLYLNQLLCTPLSEPDLTRLYSGTLVHRLYQELKSTPSVENLFSSSPKMTRVYQVLLNTVASTVSPDFFQKSESCKKKKASNKKKKTMRCAIPETQRLGNVNRFASLGVED; encoded by the exons ATGGGCATCCAGGGTCTGACGGGCTTCGTGGAGGAGCGCGGGTCGTTCTTCACCGAGCTGCGGGTGAGGGACACCAAGCTGGTCATCGACGGGAGCAGCCTCTACCACCGGCTGTACTTCGCCTCCACCGACGACTTCCGCCGCGGCGGCGACTACGGGCCCTTCGCGGCGGCGGTGGGCGAGTTTTTCGGCAGCCTGCGGGCCTGCCGCGTCGCCCCCTTCGTGGTGCTGGACGGCGGGCGCGACGCCGACGACAGGAAGCTGCCCACGCTGAAGGGACGAGCCGCCGAGCGGCTGCGGGCGGCCCACGGCCTCTCCCGCGGGGAGGGCGGCTGCCTGGTGCCGCTGCTGACCCGCGAGGCCTTCGTGCAGGCGCTGGGCCGGCTGGGCGTCCCCTTCGTGCAGTGCTTCGCCGAGGCCGACCGGGAGATCGCCGGCCTGGCCAACcgctggggctgccccgtccTCTCCCTCGACAGCGACTTCTGCGTCTTCGACCTGGCGGCCGGTTACTGCCCCCTCAGCCACTTCCAGTGGCGAAGCGTCTGCccgggagaaggggaggagggctCCTACGTTCCCGCCCGCTGCTTCTCCGTGGAGAAGTTCTGCAGGCACTTCAGCCACCTGAACAAAAGCCTGCTCCCTCTCTTCGCCGTCATGAACGGGAACGACTACATCGACCTGGCAGCCCTCGAGGTGTTTTTCAGCAAGGTGCGCCTGGCCGGGGGCTGCGCGATGGGGAAGGGGGGCAAGCACGCCCGCCTTCAGGGGCTGCTGCGCTGGCTGTCGCAGTTTGCTGAGCCCACCGAGGCTGTCGACAGCCTGCTTAAGTACCTGAAGAAACACCAGAGAGAAGAGATAAGGGAGCTTCTGTGCACTTCAATGGAGGATTATACTCCGTCTGACGTGAATCTTGAGGACTTTTTCCAGAATGGGAAGTATGAATGTGAGGCTGCCAGGAAAGCAGACTTACCCTGGTGGGTGCTCGATGCTTTGGCAAAAGGTAAGCTGGCCCCATTCATCAGCGATGCCCTCATACTAAGAAGTACCTTCCTCCACGTTCAGGTGGAGAACATGCAGAGACCTAGCGCACACAGCACAGCTTTGCCCATTCGACAAGTTATCTATGGACTACTTCTCAAAGTATCTCAAAATACTGAAGCTGCTTCTCCAAGTAAGCAGAGCAACGAGCTGCCAGTTGTATGTGAATTTGACAGACTccaaaagacacttaaaaaaacatttgttcAAGCAGCAAGCCTACCCACAGATTTTTGTGATGATCATTTTACTTTGGACAAGTTAATTGAG gtGCCCACGTCACGCCGTCGGATGCTATTGCTGGAGACTCTAGGAGTGAAACCAAGTATCCTAGAATCTATCCCCAGTCACTTACAACTCCCTGTTGCTGTAACGTGTTACTGGATATGTTGTTCAGAACCAAAAGTTAACTCGCATCAATTAAAGGCTTTACTTCTAACGATGGTATCGGGAGAACTTCACAGGATAACAAATGATCCAG ATCCCACAGTTGTACATGCTGAAGATGACACTATTGCATATAACGAATTtctaaaatggaaggaaaagaaattgcaaattaAAGACTTTGATTTAGATGCTGCGCACAGTTTTTGCCAGTGGCAGTGCTGTCTTCAGATGGGATTGTATCTCAACCAGCTACTCTGCACTCCTCTCTCTGAGCCAGACCTAACCAG GCTTTACAGTGGGACCCTTGTGCACAGACTGTATCAAGAGCTTAAATCAACACCTTCAGTGGAAAATCTGTTTAGTTCATCTCCAAAAATGACTCGGGTATATCAGGTTTTGTTAAATACAGTGGCATCAACTGTATCTCCAGACTTCTTTCAGAAATCCGAGTCctgtaaaaagaagaaagcatctaataagaaaaaaaagaccatgaGGTGTGCTATACCAGAAACTCAGCGTTTAGGCAATGTTAATAGGTTTGCATCACTTGGAGTGGAGGACTGA